AGCTTTAATCTCCTCCAACAGATgatcatccatccaaccattttccaaaccgcttatcctactgggtcacggggggtccggagcctatcctggaagcaatgggcacgaggcagggaacaacccagtatgggaggcgagcccatcacagggcacactcacacaccattcactcacacatgcactcctatgggcaatttggcaactccaattagcctcagcatgtttttggactatggggggaaaccggagtacccggaggaaaccccacgacgacatggggagaacatgcaaactccgcacacatgtgacccaggcggagactcgaacctgggtcccagaggtgtgaggaaacagtgctaaccactgcaccaccatgccacccctacagATGATCATAACTGGCTTATTTAAGAAGTTGGAACAAAAGGCCTTTTGCATCTGTCTGTTTCAAACATTAGGTGTTTGGTGATGTGTATTTCATGTCTCAGCACAGAAAGCTGATGTACAGATGTACTTTCGTTGCCATTTTTAGGTAAGCTGTGCTCTCACCTTGGGAAGAGCCTCCAGCACAAGGGCAGTCTTCGCTGCATCTCCGTACTGCTGGTACGCTTCCGCCTTCAGCCTCATCTTCTCAGCCTCAGCCTTCCCCACAGCCTCGATGGAGGCAGCCTCTGCCTCCCCTATCCGCCGGATCTTCTCAGCCTCAGCCTGGGCTGTCAGCACCTTCTTAACCCTGTTGGGTGTGGGATGGGGAAGTTGTGAGTTCTTCAATTGGATCGCCATTTAACCTGAACCTGCCCAACGCTAAGAGCAACTTCATCGGTAACAGCCTAACAGAAAGCCATGAACAGGCGGGACAGTTAGTGAAATCACAGACATGAACATCTTCTGAAAAAGTGACCTTACTTGTGTCCCTCTGCCAGCTGCTGCATTTTATAGGCCTCAGCCTCAGCGGGCCTCTTAACCGTAGCGATGAGCTCTTTGTCCATCCTGGAAATCTCCTTCTCCTCAATAGTGATCTGCTTCTTCCGCTGGACCACCTGAATCTCTATCTCCTCCAGCCGGATCTTCTGCTGTTCCTTTGCGGCCTGCAGCTCATACGCCAGCTGGGCCTCCGCTTTCTGAACGCGGGAAACATTGTACCCGATGCACTGGGTTTCAGATTCAATGCTGTAACTGCAGCAACTAATATACGGTGTGTTTCTAGGCATTACAACACTGACATTCACAATACATAATATGGAGAATGTCTGCGAAGATGCAgaacataataaaaatatcatccatccattctccaatTGCGTATCTTGGTAAGGGCCATGCGCAATAAAATAACACCATCAATAACAACATGAGTAGCAAGAATAACATCCCAAGTGCGGCACATTGCTGTCTCAGCCTTATTGGGCCTGGCTCGGGTACCTTAGTGTTCACTTCCTGGTTGAAATCTGCCTTTTGCATCTCCAGCTCTCGCTTGGAATACGCCATCTTAGTGTCAGCCTGGAACTTGACATCCATCATCTCCTTCTTGCACTCGGCTTCCTGAAAAACGAATCCTCATCACACCACTCCAGAGAAAGGCATCACTGCATGAAACAGCTGTTTCTCCATATCGACCACAGCAAGGATATCTTGGTGAACTTACTCTGATCCCAGCATCTCTCTCAGCCTCCGCCACACCGATGTCTGCATCTCTCTGCACAGCGGCAGTCTGGGTCTTTCCCAAGGAGCTCAGATAGTCCACCTTGTCATAGACATCCTGTGGGAGAAGACCTCAAAGGGTTTGACACGTCCGTGTCATGTAACAAGGGAAAGTGCAGGCAGAGCAAATTTCATCAAAGCTTGACGAGGAAAGCCCAGCCGCCCTACTGACCTTGATTGTGAAGCTGAGGATCTCAATGCCCATGCGACCAACGTCAGGAGCGGCCACCTCACGCACCAGTTTGGCAAACTGGTCTCTATCCTGGTAGATCTGCTCCACGGTCAGCGTGCCTGGCAATGAAAGGTCATGGGTCACTGGGAATGACGCCTGTAATGTGCTCCAAGGCAGGGCTTCAGTACGAAAATCATGCAAATGTCTCCATTCGCCACCAAGTCATACCCAAAATGGAGCGTAGGTGGCCTTCTAACGTCTGCAGTACAACGCTTTTGATCTCCACCACAGACTTTCCCAAAAACTGCTCACAAGCTACAGCCAGCAGCTCATTCTCAGTCATGACTTTCACCTAGCAAGAAGAAAAAACAGCATTAATGAGACGATCCAGAGAAGTATGTCAGGAAATCCCGGGGTCTTCAGTGCAGGCTTCAAAAAGATTAAGAAAGAGCAGTTCAGAAAGAATCAGAGCAATAATCAGAGCACTGTGTAGCTGTATAATGTGCCTGAACCTCCTCATAGTGAGACAGTGATTCCAAGAGTCAGATGGGAGCCTCATACTTTGTCATTGTTTAATGAAAGCAATTTCAGGATCTTTCCAAATGTAGTACAATCCAAGCCTCTTTTGGCTTATTTTGCCTTAAAAATGTATACTTAGTTAGATATCTAGTTACAAACAGCCTTAGAAATTTAAGGACACCCTCATTTCAATTAATGAAGGTTTCTGTCATTGTGAGGCTCCGGTCTGACAAAGGACACTAAACAAAGATCCTTGCTGTACACTCCCATGTGACACATTCAGTTAGCATACACATTCTGGTAGCCCACAATGACAAACAAGCATTAAAGCAACAGAGTTGTCTTTGAGGCTAGCTAGCTAGCAAACCACTTGCTAAATATATTCTTACTCTGCATGAGTAAGATGAAGATGTGTCCCTCTTCATCTCTATTAAGTTTGTGCCCACAAAGTCGTTCGCCACACAGCCAGAAAGTTTCAGGATGATTGAAAAtgcaaccccccgcccccccaaagcAGGACTGCCACACCAACATCCCACCAATGCAATGCTCTTCTGAAACGTGGAGCCCACCTCTAATTCTGGATAACAAAATACGTTGACCATAGCTTTCCAGTCAGCAAcaaattttttttacatgccCCATGGCCCGTATAAATTCAGGAACACTTAATGTGCGTAAACCATATTACATTCATCTATAGCAGGGGGGCCACCACAGAATGACAGCAGTGGGGGTTCACAGGTGGTGCTGCCTAAGGAGGGACAATAGCTGCGTCAGCCCCGCCCACACACAGGGGGGCTATGATTTCCCAGGGCAACGACTGGGTGGCGCACAGGAAATGTACACCCAAACAGCTGAGGGTCTCAAGGTCAGCTTTCCAAGCAAGTGCGGGGGAGGGTATATGTTCTAACTGCACTGAAATAGCGTGCTCTGGCAACATTCATGGTGAGGAGATGACATCTTCTCCATCGACACTGAGGATGAGAAGTGAATCCATGCATCTGTATGGCTTTGAAGTGCTTAGGCTGTACCCCGCAAATCTGCCTTTACAATTGTTACAGGTGGACAAACATGCCGCCCATAAAAACCCAGAGGCTGGAGTATAGGCCCGTCAGAGGTCGAGCACAGGGAGGCTGGACAGCAAAGTTATTTTTAAAAGGGGCCACTCCAAAAGGGAAGCCAAACACTGGTAACCGAGTCAAGGTTCAAATGAGTATGATCACTATGGAAatttttctgattggctgcaggCGAGAGCAGATGCTTTACTGAATTACCTATGAGTGAGGAGAGAAGTTTTTGCAGTTTTGCTATGGTGAACCAATGGGCCAAGATTGTAAGAAGGAAAGACTGTGATTTTCAAACTTTCATTGACAGCATCTAATATTGCAAACACACTGTTAATCTTTGTACAGAGAGAACAAAATAAGAAAACTTACAGAAAGGGAAGGTATGGATGCAGATTAGCATTTCAGGTAAAACAGCAAAACATTAAGATAAACATGTTGTTCTTTTTTTAAAGGTCAATCATTCCCTGCGAAATGAATACACCCCCCACATCAGGTAGAGTCTAGGTTTGAAAAATTTTGTTTCAATATACTACTTCTCAAAATTAGAATAGGATCTCGGAATTAACAAATGTAATGGTTACTTAAAAATGGCTGCCTGTATGTGTGGTATATGTGGAAAGGAACAGGAAAGCTAGTGGGGGTGTAGACACTTCAAAGAGAGCGACTGGCCTTCAACATAGCTTGTGGAGTGACTCTGTTCACTCGCTGCACGTCTGCACATCCCTGGAGGTCTGGGTGAAGCTGGACCAAAAGTGAGCTGAAGAGGCATTCTCCGGAGGTGAGCATTTACCTGTGCAACCCCAGTGACAGTAAGAGCTACACCCTCCGCTGTCTCTACATCCTCACACTTGGGCTGCAGGGTCATAATCTCAAGGGTAATCCTGTGGAAAACGTAAACAATTTGGCACGTTCTTGGtaagcaatgaaaaaaaaaggtgAGGGGGGGGTCAAAGTAACCCCAAACACCAACAAAAATGAAGCCCAACCTTCCCAGTGCGTTGGCAACAGTGCGTGATGTAATGCTGTTGAGAGTTAGGATACTCAGCTGGATATTATCTGTTAGTTGGAATTAACATGCAGGAGCAGACAGATAGAGTCCAGCAGACACATATTTTTTTCCGCTTTCCTTTTACCATGGATTAGTTTAACAGTCATTACGGGACCTATTGCCAAAGCACTCAGACAGCGCCAGAGCGAGAAGGGGACTGCatttcccagaatcctttgCTACAGAAGGGAGGGGAAGAAGAGGCACACGGTTAGAGTCCTGATCGGTGTGTGTCGGACCCCCCAGGTGTGTCCTAAAGCGGTGCATTACCTGAGCGACCCCCGTCACGTCCAAGGGGACACCCTCCGACGTTTCGATATTCTCGCAGCGACAGAGGATGGTCATAACTTCCAGAGAGAGTCTACGCAGCAGGGGATGGCGTAAAAGGGGCAGGACAGCAGACGTATAAAGCCTTTTGTTAGTCACATAGAAAGGGAGCACGGCGCACATTCAGAAGGAAGCAGACGGCCCATGAGGCCGTGCAGGCCAGCGGATGTTCCCAGCACGCAGGCGAGGTTCCTACTCAGTAAGCAGCGGTGGTGGTATTACGATAAGTATCAGTgactatcacctatgacacatccCACTCAACAAAACACTACACCCCATCTCAAAGCCAGGAGTGTTATTGTTGGTATTACTGCTGTTCTGATCTTTCTCTGAGAGCGACCAGTCCCCAGGGCATAGCAAAAGCACTTTATTCTAAAGCCTCACGTATTATCTACTCTCTAAATTAGTGAAATATTCATGACTCCATTTCAAAGTTCATAAGCCTTTTGGTCATCCCTGTTGACCAGAAATCATGGATGGTAAGTCGTGTTATGCAAATAATGGCAACTTTTAACCAGGGACTCTTGACGAACAGCTGCTGATAAACAATCCGGTTCCATCTTTGTTCGTTTTTTACTGGGACCTGTCCCCCAAATCAAATAGCCACCAGGGCCTTGGCAGTACAAGTTTTCCAGTCTTACAGTCAGAGCAGAAACATCTGAGTGGTTTGCAGATACCCCATGGGGTAGAGGAAAGATCCAAGGCCCAAAACAAGACCCAGTTATGGGCTGCAGGAACTTtcagcccccccacaccccacagtCAATCGTCAGCCACAGAAGCAACAGCTGACACCAGCGAGGCAACAGATGC
This genomic stretch from Brienomyrus brachyistius isolate T26 chromosome 6, BBRACH_0.4, whole genome shotgun sequence harbors:
- the LOC125744630 gene encoding flotillin-2a isoform X1, giving the protein MGNCHTVGPNEALVVSGGCCGSDQKTYVVGGWAWAWWLISDIKKITLEIMTLQPKCEDVETAEGVALTVTGVAQVKVMTENELLAVACEQFLGKSVVEIKSVVLQTLEGHLRSILGTLTVEQIYQDRDQFAKLVREVAAPDVGRMGIEILSFTIKDVYDKVDYLSSLGKTQTAAVQRDADIGVAEAERDAGIREAECKKEMMDVKFQADTKMAYSKRELEMQKADFNQEVNTKKAEAQLAYELQAAKEQQKIRLEEIEIQVVQRKKQITIEEKEISRMDKELIATVKRPAEAEAYKMQQLAEGHKVKKVLTAQAEAEKIRRIGEAEAASIEAVGKAEAEKMRLKAEAYQQYGDAAKTALVLEALPKIAGKVAAPLARTNEIVILSGEGSRVTGEVNRLLAELPVTVNALTGVDLSKLPLLQKMSSAQA
- the LOC125744630 gene encoding flotillin-2a isoform X2 yields the protein MGNCHTVGPNEALVVSGGCCGSDQKTYVVGGWAWAWWLISDIKKLSLEVMTILCRCENIETSEGVPLDVTGVAQVKVMTENELLAVACEQFLGKSVVEIKSVVLQTLEGHLRSILGTLTVEQIYQDRDQFAKLVREVAAPDVGRMGIEILSFTIKDVYDKVDYLSSLGKTQTAAVQRDADIGVAEAERDAGIREAECKKEMMDVKFQADTKMAYSKRELEMQKADFNQEVNTKKAEAQLAYELQAAKEQQKIRLEEIEIQVVQRKKQITIEEKEISRMDKELIATVKRPAEAEAYKMQQLAEGHKVKKVLTAQAEAEKIRRIGEAEAASIEAVGKAEAEKMRLKAEAYQQYGDAAKTALVLEALPKIAGKVAAPLARTNEIVILSGEGSRVTGEVNRLLAELPVTVNALTGVDLSKLPLLQKMSSAQA
- the LOC125744630 gene encoding flotillin-2a isoform X3, translating into MSVLGREGRPRQHPLFGGCCGSDQKTYVVGGWAWAWWLISDIKKITLEIMTLQPKCEDVETAEGVALTVTGVAQVKVMTENELLAVACEQFLGKSVVEIKSVVLQTLEGHLRSILGTLTVEQIYQDRDQFAKLVREVAAPDVGRMGIEILSFTIKDVYDKVDYLSSLGKTQTAAVQRDADIGVAEAERDAGIREAECKKEMMDVKFQADTKMAYSKRELEMQKADFNQEVNTKKAEAQLAYELQAAKEQQKIRLEEIEIQVVQRKKQITIEEKEISRMDKELIATVKRPAEAEAYKMQQLAEGHKVKKVLTAQAEAEKIRRIGEAEAASIEAVGKAEAEKMRLKAEAYQQYGDAAKTALVLEALPKIAGKVAAPLARTNEIVILSGEGSRVTGEVNRLLAELPVTVNALTGVDLSKLPLLQKMSSAQA
- the LOC125744630 gene encoding flotillin-2a isoform X5; amino-acid sequence: MTENELLAVACEQFLGKSVVEIKSVVLQTLEGHLRSILGTLTVEQIYQDRDQFAKLVREVAAPDVGRMGIEILSFTIKDVYDKVDYLSSLGKTQTAAVQRDADIGVAEAERDAGIREAECKKEMMDVKFQADTKMAYSKRELEMQKADFNQEVNTKKAEAQLAYELQAAKEQQKIRLEEIEIQVVQRKKQITIEEKEISRMDKELIATVKRPAEAEAYKMQQLAEGHKVKKVLTAQAEAEKIRRIGEAEAASIEAVGKAEAEKMRLKAEAYQQYGDAAKTALVLEALPKIAGKVAAPLARTNEIVILSGEGSRVTGEVNRLLAELPVTVNALTGVDLSKLPLLQKMSSAQA
- the LOC125744630 gene encoding flotillin-2a isoform X4, whose product is MSVLGREGRPRQHPLFGGCCGSDQKTYVVGGWAWAWWLISDIKKLSLEVMTILCRCENIETSEGVPLDVTGVAQVKVMTENELLAVACEQFLGKSVVEIKSVVLQTLEGHLRSILGTLTVEQIYQDRDQFAKLVREVAAPDVGRMGIEILSFTIKDVYDKVDYLSSLGKTQTAAVQRDADIGVAEAERDAGIREAECKKEMMDVKFQADTKMAYSKRELEMQKADFNQEVNTKKAEAQLAYELQAAKEQQKIRLEEIEIQVVQRKKQITIEEKEISRMDKELIATVKRPAEAEAYKMQQLAEGHKVKKVLTAQAEAEKIRRIGEAEAASIEAVGKAEAEKMRLKAEAYQQYGDAAKTALVLEALPKIAGKVAAPLARTNEIVILSGEGSRVTGEVNRLLAELPVTVNALTGVDLSKLPLLQKMSSAQA